A single genomic interval of Bos javanicus breed banteng chromosome 26, ARS-OSU_banteng_1.0, whole genome shotgun sequence harbors:
- the CALHM2 gene encoding calcium homeostasis modulator protein 2, translated as MAALIAENFRFLSLFFKSKDVMIFNGLVALGTVGSQELFTVVAFHCPCSPARNYLYGLAAIGVPALALFLIGVILNNHTWNLVAECQYRRTKNCSAAPNFLLLSSIVGRAAVAPVTWSVISLLRGEAYVCALSEFVNPHSLMVGERSFPVAHATEILARFPCGEGPANLSVFREEVSRRLKYESQLFGWLLIGVVAILVFLTKCLKHYCSPLSYRQEAYWAQYRANEDQLFQRTAEVHSRVLAANNVRRFFGFVALDKDDEELVAKFPVEGTQPRLQWNAITGVYLYRENQGLPLYSRLHKWAQGVVGNGMAPDHVEMSLLPS; from the exons ATGGCAGCCCTGATCGCAGAGAACTTCCGCTTCCTATCTCTCTTCTTCAAGAGCAAGGATGTGATGATTTTCAACGGGCTGGTGGCACTGGGCACGGTGGGCAGCCAGGAGCTGTTCACCGTGGTGGCTTTCCACTGCCCTTGCTCACCGGCCCGGAACTACCTGTATGGGCTGGCAGCCATTGGGGTGCCCGCCCTGGCACTCTTCCTCATTGGCGTCATCCTCAACAACCACACCTGGAACCTGGTTGCTGAGTGCCAGTACCGGAGGACCAAGAACTGCTCGGCTGCCCCCAACTTCCTCCTCCTAAGCTCCATCGTGGGCCGCGCGGCCGTGGCCCCCGTCACCTGGTCTGTCATCTCCCTGCTGCGTGGTGAGGCCTACGTCTGTGCTCTCAGTGAGTTCGTGAACCCCCATTCACTCATGGTTGGAGAAAGGAGCTTCCCAGTAGCCCATGCCACAGAAATCCTGGCCAGGTTCCCATGCGGGGAGGGCCCTGCCAACCTGTCAGTCTTCCGGGAGGAGGTCAGCCGCAGACTCAAGTACGAGTCCCAG CTCTTTGGGTGGCTGCTTATCGGTGTGGTGGCCATCCTGGTGTTCCTGACCAAATGCCTCAAGCACTACTGCTCACCACTCAGCTACCGCCAAGAGGCCTACTGGGCGCAGTACCGCGCCAACGAGGACCAGCTGTTCCAGCGCACGGCTGAGGTGCACTCGCGGGTGCTGGCTGCCAACAACGTGCGCCGCTTCTTCGGCTTTGTGGCGCTCGACAAGGACGACGAGGAGCTGGTCGCGAAGTTCCCGGTGGAAGGCACACAGCCGCGGCTGCAGTGGAACGCCATCACCGGCGTCTACCTGTACCGTGAGAACCAAGGCCTCCCACTCTACAGCCGCCTGCACAAGTGGGCCCAGGGTGTGGTGGGCAACGGCATGGCCCCGGACCATGTAGAGATGTCCTTGCTTCCCTCCTGA
- the CALHM1 gene encoding calcium homeostasis modulator protein 1 — MDKFRMIFQFLQSNQESFMNGICGIMALASAQMYSAFDFNCPCLPGYNAAYSAGILLAPPLVLFLLGLVMNNNVSMLAEEWKRPQGHRAKDPAVLRYMFCSMAQRALIAPVVWVAVTLLDGKCFLCAFCTAVPVSLLGNGSLVPGLPPPELARLLARVPCPEIYEGDWLLAREVAVRYLRCISQALGWSFVLLTTLLAFVVRSVRPCFTQAAFLKSKYWSHYIDIERKLFDETCTEHAKAFAKVCIQQFFEAMNHDLELGHAHGALAAGPTGSAAPAATEGVDEEREKLRGITDQGTMNRLLTSWHECKPPLRLGQEEPLVGNGWAGGGPRPSRKEVATYFSKV; from the exons ATGGACAAGTTCCGGATGATCTTCCAGTTCCTGCAGTCCAACCAGGAGTCCTTCATGAATGGCATCTGCGGTATCATGGCCCTGGCCAGTGCCCAGATGTACTCCGCCTTCGACTTCAACTGCCCCTGCCTGCCGGGCTACAACGCTGCCTACAGCGCCGGCATCCTGCTGGCGCCGCCCCTGGTGCTCTTCCTGCTCGGCCTGGTCATGAACAACAATGTGTCCATGCTGGCCGAAGAGTGGAAGCGGCCTCAGGGCCACCGGGCCAAGGACCCCGCGGTGCTGCGCTACATGTTCTGCTCCATGGCCCAGCGCGCCCTCATCGCGCCCGTCGTCTGGGTGGCTGTCACGCTGCTCGACGGCAAGTGCTTCCTTTGCGCATTCTGCACGGCGGTGCCCGTGAGCCTGCTGGGCAATGGCAGCCTGGTGCCCGGCCTGCCCCCACCAGAGCTTGCCCGCCTGCTGGCCCGGGTACCCTGCCCTGAGATCTACGAGGGCGACTGGCTGCTGGCCCGCGAGGTGGCTGTGCGCTACCTGCGCTGCATCTCGCAG GCCCTGGGCTGGTCCTTCGTGCTGCTGACCACACTGCTGGCATTTGTCGTGCGCTCTGTGCGGCCCTGCTTCACACAGGCCGCCTTCCTTAAAAGCAAGTACTGGTCCCACTACATCGACATCGAGCGCAAGCTCTTTGATGAGACATGCACGGAGCACGCCAAGGCCTTCGCCAAGGTCTGTATCCAGCAGTTCTTCGAGGCCATGAACCACGACCTGGAGCTGGGTCACGCCCACGGGGCGTTGGCTGCCGGCCCCACTGGCTCGGCCGCCCCTGCTGCCACAGAAGGGGTGGATGAGGAGAGGGAGAAGCTGCGTGGCATCACCGATCAGGGCACCATGAACAGGCTGCTCACGAGCTGGCATGAGTGCAAGCCGCCCCTGCGGCTGGGCCAGGAGGAGCCACTGGTGGGCAACggctgggctgggggcgggcCCCGGCCTTCACGCAAGGAGGTGGCCACCTACTTCAGCAAAGTGTGA